GGCTCAGCTCGCCCGGCAGCCCCCGGCGGTGCGCTGCGCGCGGGCGGAGGCGTAGAGGCAGACGGCAGCGGCGGTCGCCAGGTTGAGGCTCTCCGCCTTGCCGTGGATGGGGACCCGCACGACGGCGTCCGCGAACGCCCGGGTCTCCTCGGGCAGACCCCATGCCTCGTTCCCGAAGATCCACGCGGTGGGGCCGCTCATCGTGCCGGCGTCGAGCTCGTCGTCCAGGTCGTCCTCCCCCGCGCCGTCGGCGGCGAGGATTCGGACCCCGGCGGTCTTCAGCCCGCTGACGGCCCGCTCGACGGGCACGCCTACGGCGACCGGCAGATGGAACAGGGAGCCGACCGATGCCCGCACCGATTTCGGGTTGTAGAGGTCCACCGACGCGTCGGTGAGCACGACCGCGTCGGCCCCGGCGGCATCAGCGCAGCGCAGCACCGTGCCGGCGTTCCCGGGGTCGCGTACATGGGCGAGCACCGCGACCAGCCTGGGCCGGGAGGCGAGGATCCGGTCGAACGGCGAGTCCAGGAAGCGGCAGACGCCGAGCAGCCCCTGCGGGGTGACGGTCTGCGACACCTCGGCCAGCACGCTGTCGTCGGCGTAGTGGATACGCGCCCCCGCGGCCCGCGCGGCGGCGATGATGTCCGCGTACCGCTCGGCGGCTTCGACGGTGGTGAAGAGTTCGAGCAGGGTCGGTTGCCCGTCATCGGCCCGGTGCTCCACAGCCTCCCGTACGGCCTGCGGCCCTTCGGCGATGAAGCGGCGCTCCTTCGACCGGAAGTTCCGCTTGGCCAGCCGCTTCGCGGCGACGACGCGCGGGGATCGCGGGGAGATCAGCTCGAAGGTGCCCATGGGTGGCTGCACACTCACTTCTCTTGTTGCGCTCGGGCGCACAGGGGGCGGGGTGGCGGGGTCCGGGCCGGCACGGTGGGCCCGGCCCCCGACGCACACGGACCCGCAGGCCAGTGGCCTGCGGGTCCGTGACGGTCCTGGGACGCGAGGGTGGCCGTCAGGCCGCGGACGCGGCCCTCGGGGCGTTGACGTCGCTCGGGAGGGCCTTCTGGGCGACCTCGACGAGCGCGGCGAACGCGGCGGCGTCGTTGACCGCGAGCTCGGCCAGGATCTTGCGGTCCACCTCGACGTTGGCGGCCTTCAGACCCTGGATGAAGCGGTTGTAGGTGATGCCGTTGGCGCGGGCAGCGGCGTTGATGCGCTGGATCCACAGCTGACGGAAGTCGCCCTTGCGCTTCTTGCGGTCGTTGTAGTTGTAGACGAGGGAGTGGGTGACCTGCTCCTTCGCCTTGCGGTACAGGCGCGAGCGCTGGCCGCGGTAGCCGCTGGCCTGCTCGAGGATCGCCCGGCGCTTCTTGTGGGCGTTGACTGCCCGCTTGACGCGTGCCACTTGTTAACTCCTTGTAGCGGGGTCGCGGTTGTCCTCACGCGACCCGGAAACGATTGGGTCCCGGTCCTGGCCGGAGGCCCCCGTCGCCCGGGGGCACGAGATCAAGGTCAGATGCCCAGCATCTTCTTGATCTTGGCGGCGTCACCCGGGGCCATCTCGGCGTTGCCGGTGAGGCGACGCGTCAGCTTGGACGACTTGTGCTCGAGCAGGTGGCGCTTGCCGGCGCGCTCGCGGAGCACCTTGCCGGAGCCGGTGATCTTGAAACGCTTCTTGGCACCGCTGTGCGTCTTGTTCTTCGGCATCGCGCCGTTGTCTCCTCGTCAGTGGCGCTCTCGTCGCCGGTCCGAAAACCGGCAGGCGAAAGCGTCAGATGTATCGGTTGATGTCCAGGACGGCTGTCCCGGCATCAGGCCTCGGCGGGCTCCTCAGCGGAGTCCACTGCCTGAACGTGCTCCTCAGCGGAGTCCGGCTGGGCGGACTGGGCCTGGCGCTCCGCCTTGCGGGCGGCCTGCGCCTCGCGGGCTTCGGCCATCGCCTCGGTCTTCTTCTTGTGCGGACCGAGAACCATGATCATGTTCCGGCCGTCCTGCTTCGGGTTCGACTCGACGAAACCGAGCTCCTGGACGTCCTCGGCGAGCCGCTGGAGCAGTCGGTAGCCGAGCTCCGGCCGGGACTGCTCGCGACCACGGAACATGATCGTGATCTTGACCTTGTCGCCCTGCTTGAGGAACCGGACGACGTGACCCTTCTTGGTGTCATAGTCGTGCGGGTCGATCTTCGGCCGGAGCTTCATCTCCTTGATGACCGTGTGCGCCTGGTTCTTGCGCGCCTCACGGGCCTTCATGGCCGACTCGTACTTGAACTTCCCGTAGTCCATGAGCTTGCACACAGGCGGACGGGCGTTCGCCGCGACCTCGACCAGGTCGAGGTCGTACTCCTGGGCAAGCTCCAGGGCCTTGGCAAGCGGGACAATCCCGACCTGCTCGCCGCTGGGACCGACAAGTCGCACCTCGGGAACGCGAATCCGGTCGTTGATGCGGGGCTCGGCGCTGATGGATCCTCCTCGGTAGCACCACGCGGCGGTCTGGCGGACAGCCACGCAACGTCTGTTCTCTTCAACCAACCGCGCCGGCTCATGAAAAATGCCCCGACGGGCACAGGCGGGGCTCCAGAAAAACCGGAACACCGCACGGCGAACCGCGGGGCGCTGCTTCGGGCGGCTTCCATCGTCCGTACGGAACGATGGGCGCCGCCTGACCGGTGACCCGCCACCCTTCGAGGGCGGTAGGTGGGAGTTCGGAGCCTCCACTTGTGGGCCGGACACACGGGTGACCGACCGGTCGTTACAACAGGTTAGCAGCTCCCGGCGGCGGGAGCGAACCGAAAGGGACCGCGGGCACGCGCTGATCAGCCGTAGACCGGGCCGGTGTACTTCTCACCGGGACCCTGCCCCGGCTCGTCCGGGACGATCGACGCCTCACGGAAGGCCAATTGGAGGGACTTGAGCCCGTCACGCAGCGGGGCCGCGTGGAAGGAGCTGATCTCGGTGGCACCGGCGTCGAGCAGCCCGGCCAGCGCGTGCACCAGCTTGCGCGCCTCGTCCAGGTCCTTGTGCTTGTCGCCGTCCTCGGTCAGCCCGAGCTTCACAGCGGCGGCACTCATCAGGTTGACCGCGACCGTGACGATCACTTCGACCGCGGGCACCTCCGCGATGTCCCGGGCCATGGCGTCGAAGTCGGGAGCCTCTGCGGCGTCAGCGCTCGGCGTCTCGTTGCTGGGGGTCGCGTCACTCATGCGCCCCACGATATGCGGTGCTCTCTACGGACGTACGTAGAGGGGCTCCCCCGGAGGCACGGCCTCCGGGGGCAGCACGGCCAGATCGAGACCGCGTACGAGGCGGGCCCGCAGGGTCTCGTCCGCCGCGAGCGCCTCGGCAACACGCTGGGCGACGTCGGCGGGCACGGCATCGGGCGCCGGGACCAGCGCGAGGGTGCCGTCGGCGCTTCCTGGGCCCAGGTGGGCGCGGAGCAGCCCGGGCTCTGCCGCGACAACGGACCGTACCGCCTCACGCACGACCTGATCGGTCAGCGGATCGGTGCTGGTGCGCCCCTCCGCGAGGGCGAGGAGCGCCCGCCCGGTCAGCGGGTACGGGACGGGCCCCGCGAGGTCCAGCAGGAGGGTGTCCGCCTTCTCGTGCACGGCGGCGGCGAGGGCCTGGTGCAGTGGTACGGCGACCGGCCTGGCCTGAGGGTCCCACCGGGCGAGCGACTCGGCGGAGGTGAAGGCGGGCAGCGCCCGGCGGCCCCCCAGGGTCAGCGTGGGTACGGCCATGTCGCTGGTCTTCTCGTGGCGCAGCCCCTGCTCGTCCACCTCGACCTCGCCGAGCAGCGCGACGACCGGGACGAGCAACCGGGCGCCTTTGAGTGCCTGGAGGACCGGCTGCTCGGCGTTCCTGTCCTCGGCCCAGGCGGTGAGCGCCGTGGTGAGGGCGGGGTCGGCGGAGCCGTCGTCGTCGGGAAACGGGGAGTCGGGGATGTTCTTGAGCGCCACACGATGAGCCTAGTGCAGGGCGGTTTCGCCACCGCCCGCCGCACGGGCGCCCGCCCGTGCGCGTCACGTGGCGACCGGTGGCCGGGATCAGCCGGGTCAGTGGTGCCCCTGGCTGCCCTGGCCCTGGTTCTGGCCCTGCGTCTGACCGGGACGCTGCCGCCCGCCATGACCCTGTTGTCTGTCCCTGGTCCCAGCCGCCCTGTCCCGGGCGCTGCCGGCCCCGATGGTCGTTTCCGTGCGATCGTGCTCCGGAGCCTCGACCGGTGTGCCGCGGAAGCAGCCGACGGTGTATGGGAACTCCAGGGCGGCGCCGTAGCGGTAGATCGACGTTTCCGTGCCGTTTCCAGACCACCTTGCCGGTGCGGCCGTGGCACTCGTGCCGTCCGATTCCGGTCGCCGGGGCAGACGTACCAGGAAGGTGGCCCCGCCGCCGGGGGTCTCCAGGGCGGCCACCGTCCCGTCGCGGTTGCTCACCAGCGCGGCGAGGATGGCGAGTCCGAGGCCCGATCCGTCCCGTGTGCGGGCGCGGGACCGCCGGGTCGGTGGAAGCGGTCGAAGACATGGGGGCGATCCGCGGCACCGATTCCGGGGCCGTTGTCGGCCACCCGGATCTCGACGGCGGGGCCGACCCGCTCGGCGGTGATGCGGGTGAGGGTACCGGTCGGCGTGTGGTTGCGGACATTCGCGAGAAGGTTCCGGATCACCTGCCGCAACCGCAGCTCGTTCGCACGGACCGCCGGGTCGCGCACGAGCTCCAGGTCGACGGCGGGTCCGGGGCCGATCGCACGGTGCTCGTCGACCGCCGCCCGGAGGACGACGGCGACCGCGCCACCACGGTGGCGGGGCGCCCGTCCCGGTCCAGCGTCCCGTCCGCTGGACCGCGGTTCAGCGGTGATCCAGCGTCCCGTCCGCGCTCTCGGCCGCTGCGATGCCACCGGTGCGGGCCGCTGACAGCACGGTCCGCCACGGCACAGTCGGCAGCGGGCCCTGGCCTGTGGGCATCCTGTTCGCCGACTCCGGCCTCGGTGCACGCGGAACTGCGGCGGGGCTCCTCCCGGCCGGGGCTCTTCTCCGGCCGGGAGGCTCCTGCTCAGGTGCGGCGGCGGCCGCCCCGCCACAGCAGGGCCGCGCAGACGAGCAGCAGCACACCGGTCCCGCCGGCCAGGGGCACCAGCATCCCGCCCGGGGTGGCGCCGTCCTGCGCGGGGGCGGGGCCGCTGCCGAAGTAGCGCTTGCGGTGACCGGGCGCGGACGAGGATGTCGATTCGCCCGGTGAGAGCTCGCCGGGAGTGACCTTTCGCGCCGCCTTGAGCGCGGCGACCGGGTCGACCGTGCCGTATCCCCTGGCGTCGTCGCGACCGCCTTCGGGCGCGTCCCGGGCGGTGTCCGCGAGGAGCTGCTTGATCTGGGCCGGGGTCAGATCCGGGTGGGCGGACCGGACGAGCGCGACCACTCCGGAGACGAAGGCGGCTGCCGCGCTGGTGCCCCAGCCCTCGTAGTACTTACGGTCGGGATCGGCGATGACCACGTCAACGCCGGGGGCGCTGACGGTCGCGTACCAGCGGCTCGTGGAGAACGAGGCATGGGTGCCGAAGCGGTCGACGGCGGTGACGGCGATGACCCCGGGGTAGGCCGCGGGGTACGAGATGTGGTCGCCCTTCTCACCGCTGTTCCCGGCCGAAGCGACGACCACGGCGCCCTTGGCGAGCGCGTACTGGACGGCGGCGTCCTCGCCCTGCTCGGGGTGCGCGGACTCGCTGTCGTCGCCGAGCGAGAGGTTGATGACGTCGGCCCCGTTGTCGGCGGCCCAGCGGATTCCGTCCGCGAGCGCGGATGTACGGGTCTTGCGCGCCTGGGCTCGGGACGGGTCGGTGCCTTCCAGGATCACCCGGACCGGCTGGATCTTCGCCTGGGGCGCGACACCGAGCACGCCGTCCTCACGCCCCGGCCCATGGCCCCGTCCGGCGATGATCCCGGCCATGGCGGTCCCATGCCGTGCCCACGCCCGGTCGCCGCGCCCGGCGCCGAAACCGACGAGGTCCTTGGTGGGGAGCACCTGGCCCGTGAGATCGGGGTGGCTGTCGTCGACCCCGGTGTCGAGGACGGCGACCGTGACGCCATCGCCCTTGGTGGTCCCCCATGCCTGGTCCAAGTGCAGCGTGTCGATTGCCCACTGGCGGGCCCTGATGCTGTCCGCGTGAGCGGGCTCGACGGACACCAGGACGAGCGCGATGGCAGCGGCGACGCCGCCGGTGAGCCGGTGCCCGAGCCGACCCCGCCGGGGCAGTCGGTCACGGGAGCGCGCGGTCATTCGGACTTCTCCGAGTCCCTGGCCACACAGGCCCGCAGAGCGCGTTCGACGCCCTTGGCCAAACCCCTGGCCTCGTGACCGAGACCCGCCTGCGCGGCGGCGGAAGTGGCACCCGCGACGGTCGCCTCACCCGCCGGGCGCGGGTCGGTCACCGCACGGCCGTCGGCGAATCCGGAGACCGCGTAGACGAGGACCGGGGCGTCGTCGAGGACGTCGATCGTCCAGCTGGCCCGCTGCTTGCCGCCGAAGTCCGCGGCGACGGTTCCGGGGACGGCGTACGCCCGGGGCATCAGGTCGGCGCGCTGGTCGAGGTTCTCCTGCGCGAACCTGCTCCGCAGCGCTGCCATGACCTCCCGGTCCGCCTGGGTGACGAGCATGCCGACGGTGGTAACGCTGCTGGAGGAGGCATCGGCATAGGTGGCGCGCAGCGCGCGCAGGCAGCCGACCGGACGGACCGCCTCGGCCAGCAGCGGATCGAGCGCGGCAGCGCATTCCGCATCAGGTGCCACACCGACCCGCTTCCACACACGGTCGGCGCTGCCGGGCCCGGCCCCGGGGCCTTCGAGGGTGCGCGGGAAGAGCTCGTCGACGGGGGTGCTGTGCCAGAGCGCGCGTACTCGGTCGTAGTCGGCGGCCACCGTGGCGGACGCTCCGCCGGTGGTCGGGCGGTCCGCGAGCCAGCTTCCCGCGGCCGCGCCCCCGATCAGCCCGAGCCCGAGGACGAGGCAGGCGACGGCCGCCGGGGTCCTGGCGGGGTGCCGGGTGCGCACGGGGCGCAGCCGGGTGGTGATCTCGGTGGGCTGCTCGGGGTGGAAGCCCGGATATCCGTGCTGTACGGCGGGTGAGGGCCAGGCTGTGCGGCCGGCGGCGGGCGTGCTCGCCGGTGCCGGCGGCGCTGTGTGGGAAGCCCACCCCAACGGTAGCGGCGGGCGTGGTGGGGACGGCGGTGCGTCGGGCGTCGTGCCGCCGCTGCCCGTCGGCGGCGCCTGCACGGGCACGGGCCCGCGGGTCGGCGGAACCGGCTCGGTTCGTCGGTCACCCGGCCGCCGGACGCGGCTCGTGGCCGCGCCCTCCGACGCGGCGGGTGCCTGCGGCTGTACAGGTGGCGGGGCCTGCGGCTGTACCGGCGGCTTCGCCGGTACCGGTACCTGTGCGGGTCTCAGCGGCTGTGCCGGTGTCTGCGGGTGTGCCGCTGCCTGCGCGACAGCCGGTCCCATCGCTCCGGTCCCGTGCCCCGGCTGTGCGGGGATCGGAGGCCGCGGAGGTACGGAAGGGCGCGGGGGCACCAAGGGAAGGAGAGGTTCGGCTGCGCGGGAGGTGTGTGGTGCCTCGGTGCCCATCCGCCCCCCGTTCCAGTGTCCGTGCACGCCGACGGATCGCCGAGGCAGGCCCGTTCGTCACCGTGTGACAGTCACTCTACGGGCTCGCCCGGGGCCTCAGGGAACAGGTCGGCGGGCCCGCGGCATCTGCGCAGAACGTCCCCCTACCCTCGGGTACGGCGGTTCTGGCAAGC
This DNA window, taken from Streptomyces sp. SCSIO 30461, encodes the following:
- the mycP gene encoding type VII secretion-associated serine protease mycosin, which codes for MTARSRDRLPRRGRLGHRLTGGVAAAIALVLVSVEPAHADSIRARQWAIDTLHLDQAWGTTKGDGVTVAVLDTGVDDSHPDLTGQVLPTKDLVGFGAGRGDRAWARHGTAMAGIIAGRGHGPGREDGVLGVAPQAKIQPVRVILEGTDPSRAQARKTRTSALADGIRWAADNGADVINLSLGDDSESAHPEQGEDAAVQYALAKGAVVVASAGNSGEKGDHISYPAAYPGVIAVTAVDRFGTHASFSTSRWYATVSAPGVDVVIADPDRKYYEGWGTSAAAAFVSGVVALVRSAHPDLTPAQIKQLLADTARDAPEGGRDDARGYGTVDPVAALKAARKVTPGELSPGESTSSSAPGHRKRYFGSGPAPAQDGATPGGMLVPLAGGTGVLLLVCAALLWRGGRRRT
- a CDS encoding DUF1844 domain-containing protein; amino-acid sequence: MSDATPSNETPSADAAEAPDFDAMARDIAEVPAVEVIVTVAVNLMSAAAVKLGLTEDGDKHKDLDEARKLVHALAGLLDAGATEISSFHAAPLRDGLKSLQLAFREASIVPDEPGQGPGEKYTGPVYG
- a CDS encoding RNA methyltransferase, which gives rise to MGTFELISPRSPRVVAAKRLAKRNFRSKERRFIAEGPQAVREAVEHRADDGQPTLLELFTTVEAAERYADIIAAARAAGARIHYADDSVLAEVSQTVTPQGLLGVCRFLDSPFDRILASRPRLVAVLAHVRDPGNAGTVLRCADAAGADAVVLTDASVDLYNPKSVRASVGSLFHLPVAVGVPVERAVSGLKTAGVRILAADGAGEDDLDDELDAGTMSGPTAWIFGNEAWGLPEETRAFADAVVRVPIHGKAESLNLATAAAVCLYASARAQRTAGGCRAS
- the rplT gene encoding 50S ribosomal protein L20, whose protein sequence is MARVKRAVNAHKKRRAILEQASGYRGQRSRLYRKAKEQVTHSLVYNYNDRKKRKGDFRQLWIQRINAAARANGITYNRFIQGLKAANVEVDRKILAELAVNDAAAFAALVEVAQKALPSDVNAPRAASAA
- the infC gene encoding translation initiation factor IF-3, yielding MAVRQTAAWCYRGGSISAEPRINDRIRVPEVRLVGPSGEQVGIVPLAKALELAQEYDLDLVEVAANARPPVCKLMDYGKFKYESAMKAREARKNQAHTVIKEMKLRPKIDPHDYDTKKGHVVRFLKQGDKVKITIMFRGREQSRPELGYRLLQRLAEDVQELGFVESNPKQDGRNMIMVLGPHKKKTEAMAEAREAQAARKAERQAQSAQPDSAEEHVQAVDSAEEPAEA
- the rpmI gene encoding 50S ribosomal protein L35; protein product: MPKNKTHSGAKKRFKITGSGKVLRERAGKRHLLEHKSSKLTRRLTGNAEMAPGDAAKIKKMLGI
- a CDS encoding SseB family protein; protein product: MALKNIPDSPFPDDDGSADPALTTALTAWAEDRNAEQPVLQALKGARLLVPVVALLGEVEVDEQGLRHEKTSDMAVPTLTLGGRRALPAFTSAESLARWDPQARPVAVPLHQALAAAVHEKADTLLLDLAGPVPYPLTGRALLALAEGRTSTDPLTDQVVREAVRSVVAAEPGLLRAHLGPGSADGTLALVPAPDAVPADVAQRVAEALAADETLRARLVRGLDLAVLPPEAVPPGEPLYVRP
- a CDS encoding HAMP domain-containing sensor histidine kinase, which translates into the protein MASQRPRARTGRWITAEPRSSGRDAGPGRAPRHRGGAVAVVLRAAVDEHRAIGPGPAVDLELVRDPAVRANELRLRQVIRNLLANVRNHTPTGTLTRITAERVGPAVEIRVADNGPGIGAADRPHVFDRFHRPGGPAPAHGTDRASDSPSSPRW